A stretch of the Planktothricoides raciborskii GIHE-MW2 genome encodes the following:
- a CDS encoding serine/threonine-protein kinase: protein MQGQLLKGRYQILQPLGQGGFGQTYLAADTQRPNHPQCVVKHLQVQPPSPGATISPAVLAKAQQLFAQEAEILEKLGKHDQIPQLLAYFEENQEFYLVQELITGNTLSQEIIPGQKLSETQVISLLKDTLAVLAFVHQENVIHRDIKPANLIRRQADGKIVLIDFGAVKEIRSLSTHQQTTSLTVAIGTPGYMPNEQAGGKPQLNSDVYALGIIAIQALTGLNPDPRVGGLPQDSNTGEISWQNHATVSDDLAHIIDTMVRQDYRQRYTNAAKALKAIIGLSQPNVPTTAVSLPAASGTNATVKVNQSTLMSILQWPRDHKIGCATLIVTIVGIIVAVRVPEVRNFFHLDDIKDVTYTTEKGIILQYPGNWEVQEINPPVGGDRAVFQFPKQDSSDPYQENITLTIIDLPQPLSKEQYYEQWLRPQLESEYNIKLVNTPNSTTLDNRDANTVIYTIKEGGIELKRQAFWTVKNGTVYQLTYSGEVANFPTDQQVMKKVQDSFKIP, encoded by the coding sequence ATGCAGGGCCAACTCCTTAAAGGACGCTATCAAATTTTACAACCACTCGGTCAAGGTGGGTTTGGTCAAACCTATCTTGCTGCGGATACCCAACGCCCCAACCACCCCCAATGCGTAGTCAAGCATTTACAAGTTCAGCCCCCGTCCCCTGGGGCAACAATTTCTCCCGCTGTTTTAGCCAAAGCCCAGCAGCTATTTGCCCAAGAAGCGGAAATCTTAGAAAAATTGGGCAAACATGACCAAATCCCGCAGCTTTTGGCCTATTTTGAAGAAAACCAGGAATTTTATTTAGTTCAAGAATTAATCACCGGCAACACTCTCAGTCAAGAAATTATTCCCGGTCAGAAACTCAGCGAAACTCAGGTGATTTCTTTGTTAAAAGATACTTTAGCAGTTCTCGCTTTTGTTCACCAGGAAAACGTGATTCACCGGGATATTAAACCCGCTAATTTAATCCGCCGTCAAGCTGATGGAAAAATCGTCTTAATCGACTTTGGGGCGGTGAAAGAAATTAGGAGTTTGTCCACTCATCAGCAGACTACATCTCTGACAGTGGCGATCGGTACTCCAGGCTATATGCCCAATGAACAAGCCGGGGGTAAACCGCAACTGAATAGCGATGTTTATGCCCTGGGGATTATTGCCATTCAAGCCTTAACCGGGTTAAATCCTGACCCCAGAGTTGGGGGACTGCCCCAAGATAGTAATACCGGGGAAATATCCTGGCAAAATCATGCTACAGTCAGCGACGATTTAGCCCATATTATTGATACAATGGTACGCCAAGATTATCGGCAAAGATACACTAATGCCGCCAAAGCTTTAAAAGCTATTATAGGTTTATCTCAGCCGAATGTTCCGACAACAGCGGTATCTTTACCCGCTGCTTCTGGGACTAATGCTACTGTGAAAGTAAATCAATCTACTCTTATGTCAATCTTACAATGGCCACGGGATCATAAAATTGGATGTGCTACATTAATCGTGACAATTGTGGGGATAATAGTAGCAGTTCGTGTCCCAGAAGTGCGAAACTTTTTCCACTTAGATGACATAAAAGATGTCACCTATACAACAGAAAAAGGGATTATCCTCCAATATCCCGGTAATTGGGAAGTGCAAGAAATTAACCCGCCTGTGGGAGGAGACAGAGCCGTTTTTCAATTTCCTAAACAAGACTCTTCTGACCCCTACCAAGAAAACATTACTTTGACCATCATTGACTTACCTCAACCCCTGAGTAAAGAGCAATATTATGAGCAGTGGTTGCGCCCGCAACTGGAAAGCGAATATAATATTAAATTAGTGAATACTCCCAATAGCACTACTCTGGATAATCGGGATGCAAATACGGTCATCTATACGATTAAAGAGGGAGGAATTGAACTGAAACGTCAAGCTTTTTGGACAGTGAAAAATGGCACGGTTTACCAGCTTACTTATAGTGGCGAAGTGGCTAATTTTCCCACTGACCAGCAGGTAATGAAAAAGGTGCAAGACTCTTTTAAAATCCCGTAA
- a CDS encoding type II toxin-antitoxin system VapC family toxin has product MLRAIVDTHAVIWYIFADPRLSVTAQATIEQIAADGDIVGFSSITLAEIIYLIEKSRIPSSTLTRLLGEVDRQDPVLVEIPFDRKIAQTMLSVDRTQIPDFPDRIIAATALYCGVPLISRDRKIQLSTVNTIW; this is encoded by the coding sequence ATGTTGCGAGCCATCGTAGATACCCATGCGGTGATTTGGTATATTTTTGCTGACCCTCGTCTTTCTGTCACTGCCCAAGCCACAATAGAACAGATAGCGGCGGATGGTGACATCGTAGGTTTTTCATCAATTACCCTAGCTGAAATTATTTATTTAATCGAGAAAAGTAGAATTCCCTCTTCGACTTTGACTCGCTTGTTGGGAGAAGTTGACAGACAGGATCCGGTGTTAGTTGAAATTCCTTTCGATCGCAAAATTGCTCAAACCATGCTAAGTGTCGATCGCACTCAAATTCCCGACTTTCCCGATCGCATCATTGCGGCTACCGCTTTATATTGTGGGGTTCCACTAATCAGCCGCGATAGAAAAATTCAACTTTCCACCGTGAATACTATATGGTGA
- a CDS encoding Uma2 family endonuclease, which produces MVQTLIKPETEEYLIYLPKTIGLYVTQEQFAALAASNRELRLERTAQGELIVNPPTGWETGKRNRSISGELYIWWRNAGKPGEVFECSTGFILPNGANRSPDACWVSQERWDALTPEQKGTFANICPDFVVELRSGSDSLISQQEKMREYMDNGAVLGWLIDPQNRTVEIYRAGLEVEVLANPSELSGEEVLPGFLLDLREVWG; this is translated from the coding sequence ATGGTACAGACGCTCATTAAGCCGGAAACGGAAGAATACTTAATTTACCTGCCCAAAACCATTGGGCTTTACGTTACCCAAGAACAGTTTGCTGCCCTGGCAGCCAGCAATCGAGAATTGCGATTGGAAAGAACCGCGCAAGGAGAGTTAATCGTTAATCCACCAACGGGTTGGGAAACCGGAAAACGCAATAGAAGCATTTCTGGAGAGTTGTATATATGGTGGCGGAATGCAGGCAAACCTGGAGAGGTTTTTGAGTGCTCTACTGGATTTATTTTACCCAATGGTGCCAATCGTTCTCCCGATGCTTGTTGGGTTAGCCAAGAACGTTGGGATGCCCTGACTCCAGAACAAAAGGGAACTTTTGCTAATATTTGTCCCGATTTTGTAGTGGAGTTGCGTTCCGGTTCCGATAGTCTCATCTCCCAGCAAGAAAAAATGCGCGAGTATATGGACAATGGGGCTGTCCTTGGTTGGCTAATTGACCCGCAAAACAGAACCGTGGAAATTTATCGAGCGGGTTTGGAGGTGGAAGTCTTGGCAAATCCCTCCGAATTATCCGGCGAAGAAGTATTACCCGGTTTTCTGTTGGATTTGCGTGAGGTATGGGGTTGA
- a CDS encoding tetratricopeptide repeat protein: MSGGPIINGQGDVIGFNGRHGNPLFGDPFVYADGSKPTDAERQKMVGLSWGLPLSVLAQAAPEMMKEVEPAFTGLVKQVYDNAKAVTVRIESRSKSQQLDADQGSGVIIAKKGKTYYVVTARHVVQYSDQNYQLITPDGRRYALDYSQIKQQEGQDLALVQFTSDATYSVATIADYRLQADDRPWVFTAGWPKGESLINQRFQFTVGLRFSSEASSLIAQNTASLTEGYEMVYTNMTQGGMSGGPVLDTQGRVVGIHGRVESAEFGGVQLGLSLGIPGNTLLGQLQLWGIKRRWLQVETTPPPEVKNNTDLIQSQLVTLKEPPKKNAPARDWINYGNQLWRVGRSEEAVAAFDKAIQLDRKSYAAWYARGLALRAADKYKEAVQSFEQAIVIDNTAYEAWREKSVTLSLLKQHPEALASIDQAIQRQNQDALLYINRGIILQELNRHQEAVAAYTKAIDIKPDPFTYNDRGVARSDSGDLPGAIADYNQAIKLNPQFAETYVNRGAARSDSGDKQGAIADYNQAIKLSPQLAEAYNNRGAARSDSGDKQGAIADYTEAIKLNPQYADAYNNRGNARYQSGDKQGAIADYNQAIKLNPQFAEAYVGRGSARSDSGDLSGAIADFNQAIELNPQLVVVYVGRGTARYQSGDKQGAIDDYTEAIKINPQEADVYFVRGLVRDDSGDLPGAIADYNQAIKLNPQYAEAYFNRGLARSNSGDKQGAIADYNQAIKLNPQDANAYYNRGNARSDSGDKQGAIDDYNQAIKLNPQFANAYFNRGLARSDSGDKQGAIDDYNQAIKLNPQFANAYFNRGLARFDSGDKQGAMDDYNQAIKLNPQFANAYFSRGLARFDSGDKQGAMDDYNQAIKINPQLALAYLSRGLARYDSGDKQGAMDDWTEAIKLNPQDAWAYLGRGLARYDSGDKQGAIADYNQAIKINPQFALAYFNRGVVRDDSGDKQGAIADYTEAIKLNPQYAEAYNGRGWARYKSGDLPGAIADCNQSIKLNPQLAEAYDSRAWARYDSGDKQGGIEDMQKAEQLFCQQGSPQCQTAKDDLKKMEAGR; the protein is encoded by the coding sequence ATGAGCGGCGGCCCGATTATCAACGGCCAAGGGGATGTCATCGGCTTTAATGGACGACATGGGAATCCCCTATTTGGCGACCCGTTTGTATATGCCGATGGCAGCAAACCCACGGACGCGGAACGGCAAAAAATGGTAGGACTAAGTTGGGGTTTGCCCCTGTCCGTATTGGCCCAAGCAGCCCCAGAAATGATGAAAGAAGTAGAACCAGCTTTCACGGGTCTGGTAAAACAAGTTTATGACAATGCCAAAGCCGTGACAGTTCGCATCGAGTCCCGGTCAAAATCCCAGCAACTGGATGCAGACCAAGGCTCTGGGGTGATTATTGCCAAAAAAGGGAAAACCTATTATGTGGTGACGGCTCGCCATGTGGTGCAATACTCAGACCAAAACTATCAACTCATCACCCCGGATGGTCGCCGCTACGCCCTCGACTATAGCCAAATCAAACAACAGGAAGGTCAAGACCTGGCATTGGTGCAGTTCACCAGTGACGCCACCTATTCTGTGGCTACTATTGCCGATTATCGGCTTCAAGCAGATGACCGCCCGTGGGTTTTTACAGCCGGATGGCCCAAGGGAGAATCTCTGATAAATCAGCGATTCCAGTTTACTGTAGGGCTGCGATTCAGTTCAGAAGCAAGCTCGTTGATTGCTCAAAACACCGCATCCCTCACCGAGGGTTATGAGATGGTTTATACCAATATGACCCAAGGAGGGATGAGCGGTGGGCCGGTGTTGGATACCCAAGGGCGAGTAGTGGGGATTCACGGACGGGTGGAAAGCGCAGAATTTGGCGGGGTGCAACTGGGGCTGAGTTTGGGCATTCCCGGAAATACTCTGTTAGGTCAGTTGCAACTGTGGGGAATCAAGCGGCGGTGGTTGCAAGTAGAAACCACCCCACCGCCAGAGGTGAAGAATAATACCGACTTGATTCAATCTCAGCTTGTCACCTTAAAAGAACCCCCTAAAAAAAATGCCCCTGCTAGGGATTGGATAAATTATGGCAACCAACTCTGGCGGGTGGGTCGCTCCGAGGAGGCGGTAGCAGCATTTGATAAAGCTATCCAGCTTGACCGTAAATCTTATGCGGCTTGGTACGCCAGGGGTTTAGCATTGAGGGCAGCAGACAAGTATAAAGAAGCAGTGCAGTCTTTTGAGCAAGCCATTGTCATTGACAACACAGCCTATGAAGCATGGCGGGAGAAGAGTGTTACGCTGTCACTTTTAAAACAACACCCAGAAGCTCTGGCATCTATTGACCAAGCCATTCAACGCCAAAATCAGGATGCCTTACTTTATATAAACCGTGGGATAATACTGCAAGAGTTAAACCGCCATCAGGAAGCGGTGGCGGCTTACACCAAAGCCATTGATATTAAACCCGATCCCTTCACTTACAACGACCGGGGTGTTGCCCGTTCTGACTCAGGAGATTTGCCGGGGGCAATAGCAGACTACAACCAAGCGATTAAACTCAATCCCCAGTTTGCCGAGACTTATGTCAACCGGGGTGCTGCCCGTTCTGACTCAGGAGATAAGCAGGGGGCAATAGCTGACTACAACCAAGCGATTAAACTCAGTCCCCAGTTAGCCGAGGCTTACAACAACCGGGGTGCTGCCCGTTCTGACTCAGGAGATAAGCAGGGGGCAATAGCAGACTACACCGAAGCGATTAAACTCAATCCCCAGTATGCCGATGCTTACAACAACCGGGGTAATGCCCGTTATCAGTCAGGAGATAAGCAGGGGGCGATCGCTGACTACAATCAAGCGATTAAACTCAATCCCCAGTTTGCCGAGGCTTACGTCGGTCGGGGTAGTGCCCGTTCTGACTCAGGAGATTTGTCGGGGGCAATAGCTGACTTCAACCAAGCGATTGAACTCAATCCCCAGCTTGTCGTGGTTTACGTCGGTCGGGGTACTGCCCGTTATCAGTCAGGAGATAAGCAGGGGGCAATAGATGACTACACCGAAGCGATTAAAATCAATCCCCAGGAGGCCGATGTTTACTTCGTTCGGGGTCTTGTCCGTGATGACTCAGGAGATTTGCCGGGGGCAATAGCTGACTACAACCAAGCGATTAAACTCAATCCCCAGTATGCCGAGGCTTACTTCAACCGGGGTCTTGCCCGTTCTAACTCAGGAGATAAGCAGGGGGCGATAGCAGACTACAACCAAGCAATTAAACTCAATCCCCAGGATGCCAATGCTTACTACAACCGGGGTAATGCCCGTTCTGACTCAGGAGACAAGCAGGGGGCGATAGATGACTACAACCAAGCGATTAAACTCAATCCCCAGTTTGCCAATGCTTACTTCAACCGGGGTCTTGCCCGTTCTGACTCAGGAGATAAGCAGGGGGCAATAGATGACTACAACCAAGCGATTAAACTCAATCCCCAGTTTGCCAATGCTTACTTCAACCGGGGTCTTGCCCGTTTTGACTCAGGAGATAAGCAGGGGGCGATGGATGACTACAACCAAGCGATTAAACTCAATCCCCAGTTTGCCAATGCTTACTTCAGCCGGGGTCTTGCCCGTTTTGACTCAGGAGATAAGCAGGGGGCGATGGATGACTACAACCAAGCGATTAAAATCAATCCCCAGTTAGCCTTGGCTTACTTAAGTCGGGGTCTTGCCCGTTATGACTCAGGAGATAAGCAGGGGGCGATGGATGACTGGACCGAAGCGATTAAACTCAATCCCCAGGATGCCTGGGCTTACTTAGGTCGGGGTCTTGCCCGTTATGACTCAGGAGATAAGCAGGGGGCAATAGCTGACTACAACCAAGCGATTAAAATCAATCCCCAGTTTGCCTTGGCTTACTTCAACCGGGGTGTTGTTCGTGATGACTCAGGAGATAAGCAGGGGGCAATAGCAGATTACACCGAAGCGATTAAACTCAATCCCCAGTATGCCGAGGCTTACAACGGTCGGGGTTGGGCTCGTTATAAGTCAGGAGATTTGCCGGGGGCGATCGCTGACTGCAATCAATCAATTAAACTCAATCCCCAGTTAGCCGAGGCTTACGATAGTCGGGCGTGGGCTCGTTATGACTCAGGAGATAAACAGGGTGGCATAGAGGATATGCAGAAAGCGGAACAGCTATTTTGCCAGCAGGGGAGCCCGCAATGCCAAACAGCAAAAGATGACCTCAAAAAGATGGAAGCTGGGAGATGA
- a CDS encoding IS4 family transposase, with protein MGNSFRQTVAGIFAHPEMNQEIMLSGHIQATMERAEATVGEYVIAAQDTTYYNYSGHKKMSGLGVIQGNVRGLMQHNVLLLNEQGLPLGLLGQQYWTRDGGLDLPEGEKESSKWLKGLNAINQQASQSSKRFVTVEDREGDVFSFFKAERKTNVDLLVRVYQARNLEIVSSNIVCQLPDVSSHLPDYGTQRVRIYRQNREVELILRLRAGAVNVYPDKNLSANKHKTQGLSLVVAQEIGCIDPKTNEDIFCSEDAATWYLLTSLPIATTSNVQRVTRFYALRWRVERFHYTLKSGALQVEKLQAR; from the coding sequence ATGGGTAACAGTTTTCGTCAAACAGTAGCGGGTATATTTGCTCATCCAGAAATGAATCAAGAGATCATGTTGTCAGGACACATTCAGGCAACGATGGAACGAGCCGAAGCAACGGTTGGGGAATATGTGATCGCCGCGCAAGACACAACTTATTACAACTACTCAGGACATAAAAAAATGTCTGGGTTAGGGGTAATACAAGGGAATGTCCGAGGATTGATGCAACATAATGTACTACTGCTCAATGAACAAGGTTTACCCCTAGGACTCTTAGGACAACAATACTGGACTCGAGACGGAGGTTTAGACCTGCCAGAAGGAGAAAAAGAAAGTAGTAAATGGCTCAAGGGGTTGAATGCCATCAATCAGCAAGCCAGTCAATCGAGCAAACGCTTTGTGACCGTAGAAGATAGAGAAGGAGATGTTTTTAGTTTTTTTAAAGCCGAACGAAAGACAAATGTAGATCTGCTCGTCAGGGTATATCAAGCTCGTAATTTGGAAATCGTCAGCAGTAATATAGTCTGCCAATTGCCCGATGTGTCGTCTCACTTGCCCGACTATGGAACCCAACGAGTACGCATTTATCGTCAAAACCGGGAAGTAGAACTGATTCTTCGCTTACGGGCAGGGGCAGTCAATGTTTATCCAGATAAAAATTTGAGTGCCAACAAGCATAAAACCCAAGGTTTATCTTTGGTGGTCGCCCAAGAGATCGGTTGTATCGATCCCAAAACAAACGAAGATATCTTCTGTTCAGAAGATGCAGCCACATGGTATTTACTGACCAGTCTTCCGATTGCCACTACCAGTAATGTCCAAAGGGTGACTCGATTTTATGCCCTGCGATGGCGGGTAGAACGCTTTCATTACACTCTTAAGTCTGGTGCTTTACAGGTGGAAAAATTACAAGCAAGATGA
- a CDS encoding serine protease, whose product MKKPSAIILLGALLLITPTLQSCNIVPSISQQQINPKLTPEELQQLASAITVKIIGGEAGGSGTIIRKVGSTYTVVTNQHVLQAVQGTSKYRAETNSDDELTFVKNIRIQTSDGLDYPATIVKGENINFQDKDLGLLEFNADRTYDVGTFAKPDVALKPGEKVWAAGFPAEPPQPPLIKLIL is encoded by the coding sequence ATGAAAAAACCATCAGCAATCATCCTCCTGGGTGCTTTACTACTCATCACCCCAACCCTGCAAAGCTGCAACATCGTGCCCAGTATTTCCCAGCAACAAATTAACCCCAAATTAACCCCAGAAGAATTACAGCAACTTGCCTCAGCTATTACGGTCAAAATCATCGGTGGTGAGGCTGGTGGTTCGGGAACTATTATCAGAAAAGTCGGCTCGACTTACACCGTAGTCACTAACCAGCACGTTTTGCAGGCAGTCCAGGGAACCAGTAAATATCGCGCTGAAACTAACAGCGATGATGAATTAACTTTTGTGAAAAATATCCGCATTCAAACCTCAGACGGATTAGATTATCCCGCTACTATTGTTAAAGGGGAAAATATCAACTTTCAGGATAAAGATTTAGGCTTACTGGAATTTAACGCGGATAGAACTTATGACGTGGGCACATTTGCTAAACCCGATGTGGCATTAAAACCAGGGGAAAAAGTCTGGGCAGCGGGTTTTCCGGCGGAACCCCCCCAACCCCCCCTTATTAAGCTAATCTTGTAG
- a CDS encoding COP23 domain-containing protein, with product MSTQPFTSKLFRLSGLALLTLGLVSCGNTKTTSVPPSPTATTTSPPTVTPRYFCGQDAQGTYTTYAETPKGKQAIIRWKSEYFSKSGYTPEVRCKEASPRFQQAADNGQLEHITNSTQNNLPVVCSASNKTEACGMMLFTLRPEDDPEIVRQMLIDLGKGVAMGPIPQSGNYKVYIPMSEVLQKLPVE from the coding sequence ATGTCAACTCAGCCTTTCACCAGCAAACTTTTCCGCTTGTCCGGTTTAGCATTACTCACCCTCGGTTTGGTTAGCTGCGGCAACACCAAAACCACATCAGTCCCTCCGTCTCCCACCGCAACCACAACATCCCCACCAACAGTGACCCCGCGCTACTTCTGCGGGCAAGACGCCCAAGGGACCTATACCACCTACGCGGAAACCCCCAAGGGAAAACAAGCCATCATTCGTTGGAAGTCGGAATATTTCAGCAAATCGGGATATACTCCCGAAGTGCGGTGTAAAGAAGCCTCTCCCAGATTCCAGCAAGCCGCCGACAATGGCCAGCTAGAGCATATCACTAACAGCACCCAGAATAACTTGCCAGTGGTCTGCTCCGCCAGTAACAAAACTGAAGCATGCGGCATGATGTTGTTTACCCTGCGGCCCGAAGATGACCCCGAAATCGTGAGACAAATGTTAATCGATTTGGGCAAAGGTGTGGCGATGGGGCCAATTCCTCAAAGTGGCAATTACAAGGTTTACATCCCCATGAGCGAGGTTCTGCAAAAGTTGCCCGTGGAATGA
- the secA gene encoding preprotein translocase subunit SecA — protein sequence MLKSILGDPNERKVKKYKPLVIDINLAEEQIQKLSDDQLRGKTAEFKQKLAKAKTLADEKEILDEILPEAFAVVREAGKRVLGMRHFDVQLLGGIILHEGQIAEMKTGEGKTLVATLPAYLNALSGKGVHVVTVNDYLARRDSEWMGQVHRFLGLTVGLIQQGMSPNERLKNYACDITYCTNSELGFDYLRDNMATSMAEVVQRPFNYCIIDEVDSILIDEARTPLIISGQVERPTEKYNRATEIAKKLEKDQHYEVDEKARNVILADEGFEKVEEILGVKDLYDPKDPWAHYVFNAIKAKELFIKDVNYIVRNEEVVIVDEFTGRVMQGRRWSDGLHQAIESKENLPIQPETQTLATITYQNFFLLYPKLGGMTGTAKTEEPEFERIYNLQVTVTPTNRKSQRRDISDVVYKAEQGKWKAIAQECAEMHELGRPVLVGTTSVEKSELLSQLLSQLEIPHQLLNAKPENVERESEIVAQAGRKGSVTIATNMAGRGTDIILGGNAEYMARLKVREYLMPKIVKPETEDELSFAKVPGTQKRSAAKGFAPGQKVKTWKVSPQIFPTGLSANAEKMLKEAVDFAVATYGERSLEELEAEDKVAIAAEKAPTQDPVIQKLRAVYNKIREEYEEFTHKEHEEVVNLGGLHVIGTERHESRRIDNQLRGRAGRQGDPGSTKFFLSLEDNLLRIFGGDRVKGLMQMFRVDEDIPIESGMLTRSLEGAQKKVETYYYDIRKQVFEYDEVMNNQRRAIYAERRRVLEGQDLKEQVITYAEKTMDDIVNYYINPDLPSEEWDLEKLVSKVKEFVYLLRDMEPSQLEDLSMDEIKTFLYEQVRIAYDLKEGQVDQIRPGLMREAERFFILQQIDTLWREHLQQMDGLREAVGLRSYGQKDPLIEYKSEGYELFLDMMTDIRRNVVYSLFQFQPQLQSAPQQQPVG from the coding sequence ATGCTTAAAAGTATTCTAGGAGATCCTAACGAACGGAAAGTCAAAAAATATAAGCCCTTGGTGATTGATATTAACCTCGCCGAGGAACAAATCCAGAAACTTAGTGACGATCAATTAAGAGGTAAAACCGCCGAATTCAAACAAAAGTTAGCCAAAGCTAAAACCCTCGCTGACGAAAAGGAAATTTTAGACGAAATTCTCCCAGAAGCTTTTGCCGTGGTACGAGAAGCCGGGAAACGGGTTTTAGGAATGCGCCACTTTGATGTGCAATTGCTCGGTGGAATTATCCTCCATGAAGGACAAATTGCGGAAATGAAAACCGGGGAAGGTAAAACCCTGGTGGCCACTTTACCCGCTTATTTAAATGCCCTTAGCGGTAAAGGCGTTCATGTGGTGACAGTGAACGACTATTTGGCCCGTCGGGACTCGGAATGGATGGGTCAAGTCCATCGTTTTTTGGGCTTAACTGTAGGTCTAATTCAGCAAGGAATGTCCCCCAATGAACGACTGAAAAACTATGCTTGTGACATTACTTATTGCACGAATAGTGAGTTAGGATTTGACTATCTCCGGGATAATATGGCCACTTCAATGGCGGAGGTGGTACAGCGTCCGTTTAATTACTGTATTATTGACGAAGTGGATTCAATTTTAATTGATGAAGCGCGGACGCCTTTGATTATTTCTGGTCAGGTGGAACGACCAACAGAAAAGTACAACAGAGCTACGGAAATCGCCAAAAAACTGGAAAAAGATCAGCATTACGAGGTGGATGAAAAGGCTCGCAATGTGATTTTGGCTGATGAAGGTTTTGAGAAGGTGGAAGAAATTTTGGGGGTGAAGGATTTATACGACCCCAAAGACCCTTGGGCTCATTATGTTTTTAATGCGATTAAAGCCAAAGAGTTGTTCATTAAGGATGTGAATTATATCGTCCGTAATGAAGAAGTGGTGATTGTGGATGAGTTTACCGGACGGGTGATGCAGGGTCGGCGCTGGAGTGATGGTTTACACCAGGCGATCGAGTCTAAAGAAAATTTACCGATTCAACCGGAAACTCAAACTTTGGCGACGATTACTTATCAAAACTTTTTCTTGCTTTATCCCAAGTTGGGTGGGATGACGGGAACTGCCAAAACGGAAGAACCAGAATTTGAGCGGATTTATAATCTACAAGTGACGGTGACTCCGACGAACCGGAAATCACAACGCCGGGATATTTCCGATGTGGTTTATAAGGCTGAACAGGGGAAATGGAAGGCGATCGCCCAAGAATGTGCAGAGATGCATGAATTAGGTCGTCCGGTGTTGGTGGGTACGACTTCGGTGGAAAAATCAGAACTGCTTTCTCAGTTGTTAAGTCAGTTAGAAATTCCCCACCAATTACTGAATGCTAAACCAGAGAATGTGGAACGGGAATCAGAAATTGTTGCCCAAGCAGGTCGCAAGGGTTCGGTGACGATCGCTACTAATATGGCAGGTCGGGGGACTGACATTATTTTGGGTGGGAATGCGGAGTATATGGCCCGCTTGAAAGTGCGCGAGTATTTGATGCCCAAAATTGTCAAACCGGAAACTGAAGATGAGTTAAGTTTTGCCAAAGTACCGGGTACGCAAAAACGTTCGGCGGCGAAAGGCTTTGCTCCCGGTCAAAAAGTGAAAACTTGGAAGGTTTCTCCGCAAATTTTCCCCACGGGATTATCCGCAAATGCGGAAAAAATGCTGAAAGAAGCGGTAGATTTTGCGGTGGCTACTTATGGAGAACGCAGTTTAGAAGAACTGGAAGCGGAGGATAAAGTGGCGATCGCTGCGGAGAAAGCCCCGACCCAAGATCCGGTGATTCAAAAGTTGCGGGCGGTTTACAATAAAATCCGCGAAGAATATGAGGAATTCACTCATAAAGAACATGAGGAAGTTGTCAACCTCGGTGGCTTGCACGTGATTGGTACTGAACGTCACGAATCACGGCGCATTGATAACCAATTGCGCGGTCGCGCTGGTCGTCAAGGCGACCCCGGTTCGACGAAGTTTTTCCTCAGTTTGGAAGATAATTTACTGCGAATCTTTGGGGGCGATCGCGTCAAAGGCTTGATGCAAATGTTCCGAGTAGATGAAGATATTCCCATCGAATCTGGGATGCTGACTCGTTCTCTGGAAGGGGCGCAGAAAAAGGTGGAAACCTATTACTATGACATCCGAAAACAGGTGTTTGAGTATGACGAAGTAATGAACAACCAGCGGCGGGCAATTTATGCCGAACGCCGTCGGGTTCTCGAAGGGCAAGACCTGAAAGAACAGGTGATTACTTATGCGGAAAAAACGATGGATGATATCGTAAATTACTATATCAATCCTGACTTACCTTCGGAAGAATGGGACTTGGAGAAATTAGTCAGTAAAGTGAAAGAGTTTGTCTATCTGCTGCGGGATATGGAACCGTCTCAGTTAGAAGATTTATCAATGGACGAAATCAAAACTTTCCTCTATGAACAAGTCCGCATTGCTTATGACCTCAAAGAAGGTCAAGTGGATCAAATTCGTCCCGGTTTAATGCGAGAAGCGGAACGGTTCTTTATTTTGCAGCAAATTGATACCCTTTGGCGCGAACATTTGCAGCAAATGGATGGCTTGCGGGAAGCGGTCGGTTTGCGGAGTTACGGTCAGAAAGATCCGTTAATTGAATACAAGAGCGAAGGTTATGAATTGTTCTTGGATATGATGACGGATATTCGACGGAATGTGGTTTATTCCTTATTCCAATTCCAGCCGCAATTACAATCAGCCCCTCAACAGCAACCTGTGGGGTAA